From Acetomicrobium thermoterrenum DSM 13490, the proteins below share one genomic window:
- the secE gene encoding preprotein translocase subunit SecE, translated as MGKVMNFLREARAELRRVTWPNRKQVWISTLLVIGVTLLVSAYLGVLDLIFTAVFSKVVG; from the coding sequence TTGGGAAAGGTTATGAATTTTTTGAGAGAAGCGCGGGCAGAGCTTAGGAGGGTTACGTGGCCAAACAGAAAGCAAGTTTGGATATCTACGTTGCTGGTTATAGGTGTTACCCTGTTGGTCTCGGCCTATTTAGGCGTTCTGGATTTGATATTTACTGCAGTTTTCTCAAAAGTTGTAGGGTAG
- the rpmG gene encoding 50S ribosomal protein L33, whose amino-acid sequence MADVVGLECTECKRRNYVTTVNKKKQSKKLEKKKFCRWCNKHTLHKETK is encoded by the coding sequence ATGGCCGATGTAGTTGGATTGGAGTGCACCGAGTGCAAGCGCCGAAATTACGTGACAACTGTTAACAAGAAGAAACAGTCCAAGAAACTCGAGAAGAAGAAATTTTGCCGGTGGTGTAATAAACACACCTTGCACAAGGAGACGAAGTAG
- a CDS encoding alkaline phosphatase family protein, giving the protein MKCLFIILDGLGDRGISDWNQNTPLQKAHTPTLDYLASVGANGSLTALCKGAPLPSEIAHFLIFGYAIEDFPGRGVIEALGYDFEVSFDEVFVLVKLLSVKEIDDTLYLAEEKPPADEETIMSLIDDIRYFRHKGIEVEFKPTHGIDGILKLSGNVSSQISDSNPIFNGRPLLQIESLEGAENLDAANQTAEVLNKYILWAHLKLASNPLNSKRKDLGLPPINAAATQRAGKLKKIKSFEEKWKLRSEAFVSSALYTGIGKIFDMKVHRFNIKDPYEDLLAKLKQAVESEKDFCFVHTKAPDVAAHTRIPENKVKVIESLDSALGKILPELDFNETLLVITADHSTPSVGDMIHSGESVPLLIVGKYLRRDKVVNFDEISCLYGSLGEVRGNEIMPMILNFMDRADLYGMQYGQCPLRISRDKSLG; this is encoded by the coding sequence TTGAAATGCCTATTTATCATATTGGATGGTTTGGGAGACAGAGGCATATCCGACTGGAACCAGAACACTCCCCTGCAAAAAGCCCATACACCGACACTTGATTATTTAGCAAGTGTCGGAGCTAACGGATCTTTGACTGCCCTCTGCAAAGGTGCGCCCCTGCCCAGCGAAATTGCTCACTTTTTAATATTTGGTTATGCCATTGAAGATTTCCCCGGAAGGGGAGTCATAGAAGCCTTGGGTTACGATTTCGAAGTCAGCTTCGACGAAGTTTTCGTTCTCGTGAAACTGTTGTCCGTAAAAGAAATTGACGACACTCTTTATCTTGCAGAGGAAAAGCCACCTGCAGACGAAGAAACGATAATGTCATTGATAGATGATATACGATATTTTAGACATAAAGGCATAGAGGTCGAATTTAAGCCAACGCACGGCATAGACGGCATCCTAAAACTGTCTGGCAATGTATCCTCCCAAATTTCTGACTCTAATCCTATTTTTAACGGTCGCCCCCTTTTGCAAATTGAATCCCTGGAGGGAGCCGAAAACCTCGACGCAGCAAATCAAACTGCAGAGGTGTTGAACAAATATATTCTGTGGGCTCATTTAAAATTAGCCTCAAATCCCCTAAACAGCAAAAGAAAAGACTTGGGCTTGCCGCCCATAAATGCTGCGGCAACCCAAAGAGCTGGAAAATTAAAAAAGATAAAAAGCTTTGAGGAAAAATGGAAACTTAGATCGGAAGCTTTCGTGTCTTCGGCTTTATATACAGGCATAGGCAAAATATTTGACATGAAAGTTCATAGATTTAACATAAAAGATCCTTATGAAGACCTGCTTGCAAAACTAAAACAGGCAGTCGAATCCGAAAAAGATTTTTGCTTCGTCCATACGAAGGCTCCGGACGTCGCAGCTCACACCCGCATCCCGGAAAATAAGGTAAAGGTCATCGAATCACTTGATAGTGCTCTTGGAAAGATCTTGCCGGAATTGGACTTCAACGAAACCCTGCTGGTGATAACTGCCGACCACTCCACTCCAAGCGTTGGTGACATGATACATTCCGGAGAAAGCGTGCCGCTATTGATAGTTGGCAAATACCTTCGAAGAGATAAAGTCGTCAATTTCGACGAGATATCATGCCTCTACGGCTCCCTTGGCGAAGTCAGAGGAAATGAAATTATGCCCATGATCCTAAATTTCATGGACAGGGCAGATCTTTACGGAATGCAATACGGACAATGTCCCTTACGCATTAGCCGTGACAAATCGTTAGGGTGA
- the tuf gene encoding elongation factor Tu, whose protein sequence is MAKAKFERMKPHLNIGTIGHIDHGKTTLTAAITRTLSTQGFADFTPFDEIDKAPEERERGITISISHVEYQTDHRHYAHIDCPGHADYIKNMITGAAQMDGAILVVSAADGPMPQTREHVLLARQVNVPSMVVFMNKVDMVDDEELLDLVEMEVRDLLSSYDFPGDEVPVIRGSALKALECGCGKRECQWCGRIWELMDACDSYIPLPERPVDQPFLMPIEDVFSITGRGTVVTGRVERGKINSGEEVEIVGMREDKIKTVATSLEMFRKILDEAIAGDNIGILLRGVGKDDVERGQVVAKPGTITPHKHFKAEIYVLKKEEGGRHTPFFNGYKPQFYFRTTDVTGEITLPEGVEMVMPGDNANIEVKLIVPVALEKGLRFAIREGGRTVGAGVVTDILDK, encoded by the coding sequence ATGGCAAAGGCAAAGTTTGAGAGGATGAAACCACATTTAAACATAGGAACCATAGGGCACATCGACCACGGCAAGACAACCTTGACCGCCGCTATAACCAGGACCCTTTCCACCCAGGGATTTGCTGACTTCACCCCCTTCGACGAGATAGACAAGGCCCCTGAGGAGAGGGAACGGGGCATAACGATAAGCATATCCCACGTGGAGTACCAGACCGACCACAGACACTACGCCCACATAGACTGCCCCGGACACGCCGACTACATAAAGAACATGATCACCGGAGCAGCCCAGATGGACGGAGCCATATTAGTCGTATCCGCTGCCGACGGGCCCATGCCGCAGACGAGGGAACATGTCCTTTTGGCAAGGCAGGTCAACGTCCCCTCCATGGTGGTCTTCATGAACAAGGTGGACATGGTGGACGACGAGGAATTGTTGGACCTTGTCGAGATGGAAGTGAGAGATCTCCTTTCAAGCTACGACTTCCCGGGAGACGAAGTCCCCGTGATAAGAGGCTCCGCCTTGAAGGCCCTGGAGTGCGGCTGCGGCAAGAGGGAGTGTCAGTGGTGCGGCAGGATATGGGAGCTCATGGACGCCTGCGACAGCTACATACCCCTTCCGGAGCGTCCCGTGGATCAGCCCTTCCTCATGCCCATTGAGGACGTCTTCTCCATAACGGGACGCGGTACCGTCGTCACCGGCAGGGTCGAAAGAGGAAAGATAAACTCAGGCGAGGAAGTGGAGATCGTAGGCATGAGGGAGGACAAGATAAAGACTGTGGCCACCTCCCTTGAGATGTTCAGAAAGATCTTAGACGAGGCCATAGCGGGAGACAACATTGGAATACTCCTTCGGGGCGTGGGCAAAGACGACGTGGAAAGGGGCCAGGTAGTGGCAAAACCCGGCACCATAACTCCCCATAAACACTTCAAAGCCGAGATATACGTCCTGAAGAAGGAAGAAGGCGGAAGACATACCCCCTTCTTCAACGGCTACAAACCTCAGTTTTACTTCAGGACCACCGACGTCACCGGTGAGATAACCCTGCCCGAGGGCGTAGAGATGGTAATGCCCGGAGACAACGCCAACATAGAAGTGAAGCTCATAGTTCCCGTAGCCTTGGAGAAGGGCTTGAGGTTTGCCATAAGGGAAGGCGGACGTACAGTAGGTGCCGGCGTAGTAACGGACATACTGGACAAGTAA